A single window of Arcobacter venerupis DNA harbors:
- the folK gene encoding 2-amino-4-hydroxy-6-hydroxymethyldihydropteridine diphosphokinase: MKKKLSPDLTLFYTSNFPKKINSTSSKKYTVTIGIGGNIGNTKRLFDKLILCLKKDARFTLLITSPLLKNPPFGFLEQNDFLNGIIALKTNLCPKNFLKAMQRYENKFGRKRSFQDAPRTLDIDIIFFDNKKINTQNLIIPHKNWANRESVIIPLKYMNKL; this comes from the coding sequence TTGAAAAAAAAATTATCACCAGATTTAACACTTTTTTATACTTCTAATTTTCCAAAAAAAATCAATTCTACTTCAAGTAAAAAATACACTGTAACTATTGGAATTGGGGGAAATATTGGAAATACAAAAAGATTATTTGATAAACTAATCTTATGTTTAAAAAAAGATGCAAGATTTACTTTACTTATTACTTCACCACTTTTGAAAAATCCTCCCTTTGGATTTTTGGAACAAAATGACTTTTTAAATGGTATAATCGCGCTTAAAACAAATCTTTGTCCTAAAAACTTTTTAAAAGCAATGCAAAGATATGAAAATAAATTCGGAAGAAAGCGATCCTTTCAAGATGCGCCTAGAACCTTGGATATAGATATAATATTTTTTGATAATAAAAAAATAAATACTCAAAATTTAATTATTCCTCACAAAAATTGGGCAAATAGAGAGTCAGTGATTATTCCTTTAAAATATATGAATAAATTATAA
- the mnmA gene encoding tRNA 2-thiouridine(34) synthase MnmA, whose protein sequence is MKKKIVVGMSGGVDSSVTALLLKQQGYEVVGLFMRNWEYGIKGSQCPNRIEFEDAKKVGELIGIEVKGKDFVEEYRTKVFDVFLEGLKKGLTPNPDILCNREIKFNVFLNEAKKMGADMIATGHYAKIAKYKDHYVLDTPKDNTKDQSYFLHALSSEQLSHAMFPLGDLTKKEVREIARTHNLPVSDKKDSTGICFIGNQRFDDFITQHLKAIPGDIIDENGKMLGRHKGLICYTLGQRKGIGLGGIKDNESDNNIHNPWYAAKKNMEDNTLTVVQDTNHPLLMNQSVEASHMHWVLDEAPKVGDKLMAQIRYRQQKQACTVIEANEHRVLVEFDKPQRAVTLGQSLVLYHGDYCLGGGFISNYY, encoded by the coding sequence ATGAAGAAAAAAATAGTTGTAGGTATGTCTGGTGGTGTTGATTCTTCAGTAACTGCACTTCTATTAAAACAACAAGGCTATGAAGTAGTAGGCTTATTCATGCGTAATTGGGAGTATGGAATAAAAGGTAGTCAATGCCCTAATCGTATTGAGTTCGAAGATGCTAAAAAAGTAGGTGAACTAATAGGTATTGAAGTAAAAGGTAAAGACTTTGTTGAAGAGTACAGAACTAAAGTATTTGATGTATTTTTAGAAGGTTTAAAAAAAGGTCTTACTCCTAATCCAGATATTCTTTGTAATCGTGAGATTAAATTCAATGTATTTTTAAATGAAGCAAAAAAAATGGGTGCAGATATGATTGCGACTGGTCATTATGCCAAAATTGCTAAATATAAAGACCATTATGTACTTGACACTCCAAAAGATAATACAAAAGACCAAAGTTATTTTTTACATGCACTTTCAAGTGAACAACTATCTCATGCGATGTTTCCTCTTGGAGATTTAACTAAAAAAGAAGTTAGAGAAATAGCTAGAACACATAATCTTCCAGTTAGTGATAAAAAAGATAGTACGGGGATATGTTTTATAGGTAACCAAAGATTTGATGATTTTATTACACAACATTTAAAAGCAATTCCAGGTGATATTATAGATGAAAATGGGAAAATGCTAGGAAGACATAAAGGTCTTATTTGTTACACATTAGGTCAAAGAAAAGGTATTGGTCTTGGTGGTATCAAAGATAATGAATCAGACAATAATATCCATAACCCATGGTATGCAGCCAAAAAAAATATGGAAGATAATACATTAACAGTTGTACAAGATACTAACCATCCATTACTTATGAACCAAAGTGTAGAAGCTAGTCATATGCATTGGGTATTAGATGAAGCACCTAAAGTTGGTGATAAATTAATGGCACAAATTCGTTATCGTCAACAAAAGCAAGCTTGTACCGTAATTGAAGCAAATGAACATAGAGTTCTAGTTGAATTTGACAAGCCTCAAAGAGCTGTGACATTAGGACAAAGTCTTGTTTTATATCATGGTGATTATTGTTTAGGTGGGGGATTTATAAGTAATTATTATTAA
- a CDS encoding M24 family metallopeptidase, giving the protein MKNFILQNENAIYFECKFSCDNVIFLNLEKDKYFITDARYIIEAKEYAKNCEVIESSNLIETTKEILKKNKIKKIVFDPNDFTYATYINLTETLKTQFIAKPNFSKQKRAIKSDKEIILLRKAAIAGREGFKELAKFIRKNGFNQTEQFLYFKAFEKMSQIGKLDISFEPIVAINENAAKPHALPTNKKLKLNDLILVDAGIKYKRYCSDRTCTSAVDFEKFSFKREQKFKNEKHQKIYDIVLKAQLNAIEKAKVGMKASEIDKLTRDVIEKAGFGKYFVHSTGHGVGLDIHEFPFINSKSDVIIEENMVFTIEPGIYLPSEFGVRIEDTIVMQNGKAVIL; this is encoded by the coding sequence ATGAAAAACTTTATTCTTCAAAATGAGAACGCTATATATTTTGAGTGCAAATTTTCTTGTGATAATGTTATTTTTTTAAATTTAGAAAAAGACAAATATTTTATTACAGATGCTAGATATATTATTGAAGCAAAAGAATATGCAAAAAATTGCGAAGTTATAGAATCATCAAACTTAATAGAAACAACAAAAGAAATTTTAAAAAAAAACAAAATTAAAAAAATCGTGTTTGACCCAAATGATTTTACCTATGCAACTTATATAAATTTAACAGAAACTTTAAAAACTCAGTTCATAGCAAAACCAAATTTTTCAAAACAAAAAAGAGCTATTAAATCAGATAAAGAGATAATTTTATTAAGAAAAGCTGCAATTGCTGGACGTGAAGGATTTAAAGAATTAGCAAAATTTATTAGAAAAAATGGTTTTAATCAAACTGAACAATTTTTATATTTTAAAGCATTTGAGAAAATGAGCCAAATAGGAAAACTTGATATCTCTTTTGAACCAATTGTTGCTATAAATGAAAATGCTGCAAAACCACACGCTTTACCTACAAATAAAAAACTAAAACTAAATGATTTAATTCTTGTAGATGCTGGAATTAAATATAAAAGATATTGTTCAGATAGAACTTGTACAAGTGCAGTTGATTTTGAAAAATTCTCTTTTAAAAGAGAGCAAAAATTTAAAAATGAAAAACATCAAAAAATATATGATATTGTTTTAAAAGCTCAACTAAATGCAATTGAAAAAGCAAAAGTTGGAATGAAAGCTTCTGAAATTGACAAATTAACTAGAGATGTAATAGAAAAAGCTGGTTTTGGGAAATATTTTGTTCACAGTACTGGACATGGAGTTGGACTTGATATTCATGAATTTCCATTTATCAACTCAAAATCAGATGTAATTATTGAAGAAAATATGGTCTTTACAATAGAACCTGGCATTTATCTTCCAAGTGAATTTGGTGTTAGAATTGAAGATACAATTGTAATGCAAAATGGAAAAGCTGTAATACTTTAA
- the aroQ gene encoding type II 3-dehydroquinate dehydratase, which yields MKIAVIQGPNLNMLGIREQHIYGSMGLDQIHEQLKAAAAQNGVELEFFQSNLEGEIVDRIQECLGTADGIMINPAAYSHTSIAIKDALSAVSMPVVEVHISNIYKREEFRQKSITAGASTGVISGFGPFGYHMGLIALMQIISEVKAIAQAQQQNA from the coding sequence ATGAAAATTGCCGTTATACAAGGCCCAAATTTAAATATGCTAGGAATAAGAGAACAACACATTTATGGTTCTATGGGATTAGACCAAATTCATGAACAATTAAAAGCAGCAGCAGCTCAAAATGGTGTTGAACTTGAATTTTTTCAATCAAACCTTGAGGGTGAAATTGTTGATAGAATTCAAGAGTGTTTAGGAACAGCTGATGGAATTATGATTAATCCAGCTGCTTATTCTCACACATCAATAGCTATTAAAGATGCTTTAAGTGCAGTTTCAATGCCAGTAGTTGAAGTACATATTTCAAATATTTATAAAAGAGAAGAATTTAGACAAAAATCAATAACAGCAGGTGCTTCAACAGGAGTTATTTCAGGATTTGGACCTTTTGGTTATCATATGGGATTAATTGCTTTAATGCAAATAATTTCAGAAGTTAAAGCAATCGCTCAAGCTCAACAACAAAATGCTTAA
- the mqnF gene encoding aminofutalosine deaminase family hydrolase, whose product MKIISANWVITCDENNSIIKNGAVVFNDKIIEIDTLFNIENKYPNIEILNLEKNSVLMPGLINSHVHLEFSSNTTTLKYGNFMSWLNSVIKSRDDLINKADKKLISTKLDRMKKTGTTTIGAISSYSFDMESCVQSPINTVFFCEVIGSKGDMVDTLFADFKDRLKNSKKFKSKNFIPAIAIHSPYSVHPFLVRESLNLARAEDLAVSSHFLESPEEFSWLHKDEGSFLDFFKNFLGQEKAVSKPMEFLNLFSNIKNLSFTHCVEASVDDLEKIRSLGASINHCVTSNRVLNNSKLDISKLKDIPFTIGTDGLSSNNSLSMFDELRNALMIHFDKNIVDFSKVLLKAATINGANALGLNKGIIKKDFDSDMIAFTLPDEVEDIEDLPMQIILHTKFVDKVIIGGEFV is encoded by the coding sequence ATGAAAATAATAAGTGCTAATTGGGTTATAACTTGCGATGAAAACAATAGTATCATTAAAAATGGTGCGGTTGTTTTTAATGATAAAATAATAGAAATTGATACCCTTTTTAATATAGAAAACAAATATCCAAATATAGAAATTTTAAATCTTGAGAAAAATTCAGTGTTAATGCCTGGTCTTATAAATTCCCATGTACATTTAGAATTTAGTTCAAATACAACAACTTTAAAATATGGTAATTTTATGTCATGGTTAAACTCTGTAATAAAAAGCAGAGATGATTTAATAAATAAAGCTGACAAAAAACTAATCTCTACAAAACTAGATAGAATGAAAAAAACAGGAACTACAACAATTGGAGCAATTTCATCTTACTCTTTTGATATGGAGTCTTGTGTTCAAAGCCCAATAAATACTGTTTTCTTTTGTGAAGTGATTGGTTCAAAAGGTGATATGGTTGATACTTTATTTGCAGATTTTAAAGATAGATTAAAAAATTCAAAAAAATTCAAATCAAAAAATTTTATACCAGCAATTGCAATACATTCACCATATTCAGTTCATCCTTTTTTAGTAAGAGAGAGTTTAAATCTTGCTCGTGCTGAAGATTTGGCAGTTAGTTCACATTTTTTAGAATCACCTGAAGAGTTTTCTTGGCTTCATAAAGATGAAGGTTCTTTTTTAGATTTTTTTAAAAACTTTTTAGGACAAGAAAAAGCTGTTTCAAAACCAATGGAATTTTTAAATTTATTTTCAAATATTAAAAATCTCTCTTTTACACATTGTGTTGAAGCTAGTGTTGATGATTTAGAGAAAATCAGAAGTTTAGGTGCAAGTATAAATCATTGTGTAACTTCAAATAGAGTTTTAAATAATAGTAAATTAGATATATCAAAATTAAAAGATATTCCTTTTACAATTGGAACTGATGGCCTTAGTTCTAATAACTCTTTATCAATGTTTGATGAATTAAGAAATGCTTTAATGATTCATTTTGATAAAAATATTGTTGATTTTTCAAAAGTTTTATTAAAAGCTGCAACTATAAATGGTGCAAATGCTTTGGGTTTAAATAAAGGAATAATCAAAAAAGATTTTGATTCAGATATGATAGCTTTTACTTTACCTGATGAAGTAGAAGATATAGAAGATTTACCAATGCAAATTATTTTGCATACAAAATTCGTAGATAAAGTAATAATAGGAGGAGAATTTGTTTAA
- the mnmA gene encoding tRNA 2-thiouridine(34) synthase MnmA — protein MKKKVMVGMSGGIDSSVTAYMLQKDGYEVEGVYLKLHNRTDGYHERNLGYIEDVAKFLNIKYHILDLADKFTAEIYDYFVDSYLQGTTPNPCVKCNKQIKFGAMLKFAQDHGANFLATGHYAKTDGKFFYEADDKTKDQSYFLSQVDKEALPYMMFPLSTYKKEDIVKFGAQLDVAYKKITEKSESQEICFVETVYTDVVKRHANIDMPGKVLDEEGNVVGEHKGYAHYTIGKRRGFTVHGAHVPHFVTKLNPKDNTIIVGKKEALEVNEVIAKDLNMFIDETEFSCAVKLRYRSTSTPCDVKIENEKAYITLKESAFGVAAGQLAVFYDGQKVIGSAWIESTK, from the coding sequence ATGAAAAAAAAAGTTATGGTTGGTATGAGCGGTGGAATTGATTCATCAGTAACTGCTTATATGCTACAAAAAGATGGATATGAAGTTGAAGGTGTTTATTTAAAACTTCATAATAGAACTGACGGTTATCACGAAAGAAATTTAGGTTATATCGAAGATGTAGCTAAGTTTTTAAATATTAAATATCACATATTAGATTTAGCTGATAAATTTACAGCTGAAATTTATGACTACTTTGTGGATTCTTATTTGCAAGGAACAACTCCAAACCCTTGTGTTAAATGTAATAAACAAATAAAATTTGGTGCTATGTTAAAGTTTGCTCAAGATCATGGAGCTAATTTTTTAGCAACTGGACACTATGCAAAAACTGACGGTAAATTCTTCTATGAAGCTGATGATAAAACTAAAGATCAAAGTTATTTCTTATCACAAGTAGATAAAGAAGCACTTCCTTACATGATGTTCCCACTTAGTACTTATAAAAAAGAAGATATTGTAAAATTTGGTGCTCAACTTGATGTTGCATACAAAAAAATTACAGAAAAAAGTGAATCTCAAGAGATTTGTTTTGTTGAAACAGTTTATACAGATGTTGTTAAAAGACATGCAAATATTGATATGCCTGGGAAAGTTTTAGATGAAGAGGGAAATGTTGTTGGTGAGCATAAAGGTTATGCACACTATACAATAGGAAAAAGAAGAGGATTTACAGTTCATGGAGCACATGTTCCACATTTTGTAACAAAATTAAATCCTAAAGATAACACTATTATTGTTGGCAAAAAAGAAGCATTAGAAGTGAATGAAGTTATTGCAAAAGACTTAAATATGTTTATTGATGAAACTGAATTTTCATGTGCAGTAAAATTAAGATATAGATCAACTTCAACACCTTGTGATGTAAAAATAGAAAATGAGAAAGCTTATATAACTTTAAAAGAGTCAGCTTTTGGAGTTGCAGCTGGACAATTAGCTGTATTTTATGATGGTCAAAAAGTAATTGGAAGTGCTTGGATTGAGTCTACTAAATAA
- the sppA gene encoding signal peptide peptidase SppA, with translation MFNFFRVLFSPIIAILDFITKYFKTIVFLTIIYFIFAPSNEKLGDSDNYANLQKIELTGPIMDVSKTLEEIQKAKDNKNIKGILFVVDSPGGAVAPSVELAYAIKELKEIKPVVVYASGVIASGSYYASIWANKIIANPGSMVGSIGVIMQGVNAEELMQKIGISTQTVKAGKYKESGTPTRKWFDYEEKQLQSVIDDTYNMFVSDVASARNLDVKNQTIFADAKIFTSKQAKEVGLVDEVATLSYAQSSLMTLADVKDPVWKKEDKFDKFMNKIISEAVSNVSMNLVSGLKAY, from the coding sequence TTGTTTAATTTTTTTAGAGTACTTTTTTCGCCAATAATTGCAATTTTAGATTTTATTACTAAATATTTTAAAACAATAGTTTTTTTAACTATCATTTATTTTATTTTTGCACCATCTAATGAAAAATTAGGGGATAGTGATAATTATGCTAATTTGCAAAAAATTGAGTTAACAGGTCCAATTATGGATGTATCAAAAACATTAGAAGAGATACAAAAAGCAAAAGATAATAAAAATATTAAAGGTATTTTATTTGTTGTGGATTCTCCAGGGGGTGCTGTTGCTCCATCTGTTGAATTAGCTTATGCAATTAAAGAGTTAAAAGAAATAAAACCAGTTGTTGTATATGCAAGTGGAGTGATTGCAAGTGGAAGTTATTATGCTTCTATTTGGGCGAATAAAATTATTGCAAACCCTGGAAGTATGGTAGGTTCAATCGGAGTTATTATGCAAGGTGTAAATGCAGAAGAACTTATGCAAAAAATTGGTATTTCAACACAAACTGTAAAAGCAGGGAAATACAAAGAATCAGGGACACCTACAAGAAAATGGTTTGATTATGAAGAGAAACAACTTCAAAGTGTGATTGATGATACTTATAATATGTTTGTTTCAGATGTTGCAAGTGCAAGAAATCTTGATGTAAAAAATCAGACTATATTTGCTGATGCAAAAATATTTACTTCAAAACAAGCAAAAGAGGTTGGTTTAGTTGATGAGGTTGCTACTCTTTCTTATGCACAAAGTAGTTTAATGACTCTTGCTGATGTAAAAGATCCAGTTTGGAAAAAAGAAGATAAATTTGATAAATTTATGAATAAAATAATAAGTGAAGCGGTTTCGAATGTAAGTATGAATTTAGTAAGTGGTTTAAAAGCTTATTAG